The DNA region CTCATCTATTCTTCAACCATCTAAAAAGCAAATAACTAATATATCTATTATTCTAAGACGTTAAGCTCTTTACGCTGTAGTCACTAAGTGCACCCAGAAAGAAAGCATTTAACAAGAAATGTTTGTCTGGCGATGATGAACCTTACAATGGATTGAATAATGTATCAATCAATCCATTACAAGTCCGAAGAATCCTGTCGGTCATCCGTCtcaggaaaaaaaaaaaaacctTTGATGTTTGACtgtttttgaataatccGTACACATCTACACACCCGAACacccaaaaatttttcctgaaaaatttaaaaaaaccaaaaagtttgacattttttttggctttgccaattgaattttgggCAATGGAGCCAATCTACGTAAAAAGAGTGTTAAAAATGGTGTAAGTGTATGCTAGTTATGAGTAAAATGCTAGTGCATATGTCCGTTGTTACGGTGGTGGATGGTGATATGCTTGTGAATGATGTTACTTGAGTGTCTTGTTGCCTCTGTGTTCTTTGTAGTGAGTCTACGCTCCGGTTGGCCTCGCTAAGTTGGTAGCCCCATCTCGGGAATCTAATGGCCGCTAGATTGGCAGGCAATTAGCGTCTAGGCGGGAAATTTCGCTCTAGGCAGACGCTCTGAGCCTAGAGCTTCCGGCCGAACcaagtgaaaaattcagTTCTAAGAAAGATCTTTAGAAAAAACGTTACTAGTAACATATTAAATAGGTATTATTTCAGATACTCGAACAAgtttgaaaagaaatacGTTGCATAATGTCATTACCAGCCACTTTTGACTTAACTCCAGAAGACGCCCAATTATTATTGGCCGCTAACACCCATTTAGGTGCCAGAAACGTTCAAGTATGTTAAATATCCAATAAATAGATGAGTAATGTCCAAGAAAGCGAAAAGAATAAGCTAGAAAAACGAGCCGTAATACAACAGTACATTTTCCAGTGAGAGGCGTTGAATTATAATGTGTTTGCCATAACAATGTGAATTTGGGATCTAATGTATAATAAAAGGGAAACAAAAGCCTTAAATATTCGAATAAGAGTAGACCTAGTAAGTCAGCATAGCCGATTGAAAAAAAGCCTTCTCTGCTCATAGCTTTTCGAATGGATATTTCCATCACAAttctattttgaaataagtgcaaatttttttactaacaatctcatcttctttttttcattttagGTCCATCAAGAACCATACGTCCACAGTGCTAGACCAGATGGTGTCCATGTCATCAACATCGGTAAGACTTGGGAAAAATTACTCTTAGCCGCCAGAATCATCGCTGCTATTCCAAATCCAGAAGATATCGTCGCTATTTCCTCTAGAACTTACGGTCAAAGAGCTGTCTTAAAGTTCGCCGCTCACACTGGTGCTACCCCAATTGCTGGTAGATTCACCCCAGGTTCTTTCACCAATTACATCACCCGTTCTTTCAAGGAACCAAGATTAGTTATTGTTACTGACCCAAGATCTGACGCTCAAGCTATCAAGGAAGCTTCTTACGTTAACATCCCAGTCATCGCTTTAACTGATTTAGACTCCCCATCTGAATATGTCGATGTCGCTATCCCATGTAACAACAGAGGTAAGCATTCTATTGGTCTAATCTGGTACTTATTAGCTAGAGAAGTTTTAAGATTAAGAGGTGCTTTAGTCGACAGAACTCAACCATGGTCTATCATGCCAGATTTATACTTCTACAGAAACCCAGAAGAAGTCGAACAACAAACCGCCGAAGAAGCTGCCGAAACTGCTGCTACTGAAGACGAAGGTAAGGAAGAAGTTACTGAAGAACAAACTGGTGCTGGCGAATGGgctgaagaaaatgctGATGCTGCCGAATGGTAATTTAATTAAAACCAATGAAATAACTTTTACTACTgtaacatttttttctttcatccCTGTAACGAGAATGGATCTCATAAATTCCATATAAATAAGtatatttcctttttcattattttcatctatatTGTGATCACACAACAAATAGTATAaacatataaaaaatattaacaTAAAACAAAGTATAAACTCTCTCTTCCATATGTATGAGGAACATTTCTCTTAGTAGTTAATATCTATTCTAtcatttttctaataaatcaGGATATGTCATTTAAATATCTTCctttgataatgatgatgcaGTACCTTTTCTTCAGTCCCAATTTTAAATGTATGATACCTCCTACATCAACTACaatatctatatattaTATGTCTAGCTTATCTATCATCTTAAAAAAAGTAACATAAGAGCGGCCCGTCTCTCATTTCAGCTATAAAAAAGGCAAAAAGAATGAAGTTGCGAGAgtcattatttgattataATCAGAACACAAATAGAAACTGTTTTATGATAGAATCATCAATCAATCGAATGTACAAAGGGACACCCTAAggaaatataaataaaaagtaGAAGacataaaaatatatgcGCAAGCCCGGAATCGAACCGGGGGCCCAACGATGGCAACGTTGGATTTTACCACTAAACCACTTGCGCTTATTAATTATGACGGTTTCTGTTGTAAGTTCACTTTCAagattgatattgataacaTATTTAGTTAGCCACCCCTCTGGAGGACGATGACGTGAAGGTGGCGTGAAGAAAGATCAGAGGATGATtcctttatattattttctttaatattgttcatgttgtggatgtcagtcaaataattaaaataattcttattaatcagtggttataccaaataatgcactggttatatataaaatataatcataatataaaataatatgaagtgctacaaactttgatcaaacttcagtgttcacctgagtatttataccttttccaacacattttgatttatgcCAATTATCATGTTCTAGAGTTATGAGCCAATACGTTGTCATAATTATCgtaccataattattgcatgataatatgtattcgtgtttatcacgcCATATATGGTTCGTGTCAATACATtgtcgtgtttatcacaccataattattgttcatatcttctgtaacattctaaatttgtcattctaactatcaaaacattgaaatgtcagtatattACCATTTCCAGGAGATGGAAACCAAACCAAACCAAACGAGCAAAACCCTTGGATTTAAACtgaaaattcttgaattgaGTCAGCTGTTAAATAGAAGTTCTAACTTCACTTCATGTAATTAATAGCTCAATCAAGGATCTATTAAagtaattgaatttttcctACTACATAATGGTTAAATACCAGACTAAAAAGTGTGCCATCTGACCTAAAGGAAAAACCCTGGCTCCATTGTCTGTCAAACCAAATGCCATTTCGACATTTTTTGGGATAATAAAGTTGTTGTATATTAAGAGACTTATAATCCCATTATTTTCTGGAACAATTGTCCAAATATGAAGTTTTGGATCGGGTATTCAATTGTCCAGACCAGAAAGAGTGACAGTAGGTGTGCTCATTATTATACCTACCAAAGTCATCCCCCTGATAATGAATATGGTATGATTagtatcaagaaaattcgTTTGAAGATAAACATTATAGACACaatatttaatattttatattctgTTGCCCATTGCCTACTTCAGATCTCGAAATTATTATCCTTAAACATGACcttagaaaataaaagattcTGCCATAATCCTACACATGGATTATAACAAGGAGATTTGGCAAGCTCGTTGACTCTTTTTTGGGTGATTACCTTTATTCTCAGAAGAGCAATTGAACCAGTATGGCACAGCTCTTGTGAGAGCTCCAGAAAAGCTATCATCCAGcctcatcaaaatttttacaatcgaagcaattttttctcatttaGCTTAACTTGAAATAACTTATTCTCCTCTAATCACCACTGTAACTCTAAAACTTTATCCATTTGGGCTCAAATGgctcaaaaattatttactGACGCTCTGTATAATGTCTGTCATCCTGTATTAATCagctatttttttttttgtatagTGAGCACGGCATTATCACGctaagaaatttttcgaGGTCAGTCCATCAGAACAGGGGAAGATGAAAATCATAAAGCTGCAAAAAGGTTCTTCCGCAACTGAAAAGTGTAACTTGGGTGACCTGCTTGCTAAATATAAAGAACGATACTCTAGTTAAAGGACATACAGCTTGGAGGATCCAATTCCAAGGAAAGTACGGAAGAAGAATCCCTAAATAGAACGCCCGTGATCaatatttataatgaaTGATAATACAGAGCTTTTGGTTGATCTTTTTGAGAATTTTGATGtcaaattattagatgaCACTGTACATACGTTTTACAATGGTTCAGGAGTGCAACAGAAGAGGGCACAACGCGCATTGACACAGTTTGAAGAAAACCCAGAATCATGGCAGTATGCTGATAGAATACTTCAATACTCATCTTCgtcattttccaaattcaTAGGATTGTCAGTATTAGACAGAATGATTAATacaaaatggaaattgTTGCCTGTGGACCAAAGACTTGGTGTGAGAAACTTTGTTGTAGGTCTGATCTTGTCATACTGTCAAGATGACATAATTTTTAAGAATGAAAAGAACTTGATTAATAAAGCAAATTTAACTTTGGTGTGTATTTTGAAGCAAGAATGGCCACAAAATTGGCAAGAATTCATCCCAGAGCTCATTGCTTCTTCACCTGCTTCTCTTAACATTTGCGAGAATAACCTGtcaatcttgaaattattatctgAGGAAGTATTCGAGTATTCTTCTGGCAAATTAACTCAAGCCAAGGcaaaattcttgaaagatTCTATGACAAACGAATTTGAACAAATCTTTGCTTTTTGCATACAGATGTTACAACAAGCTTCATCACCTTCTCTAATCGTGATGACTTTAGAGACTATTTTACGATATCTGGCATGGATTCCGGCTACATATATTTTCGACACAAATCTAATAGACTCATTGGAAAATTATCTATCCATACCAGAAACAAGGAAACTAGCATTGAAATGCCTAACTGAAATATCGAGCTTAGAAATTTCACAAACTAATGATATATTAAGTAAAAAATTagcattattatttgaactAACAATACAGAAAATTTCGGAGAGTTTTATGTCCTTATCCACAGACCTGAAAGAAATATACTCCAGGGCATCTTCGAGGGACCAATATTTCTTAGAAGATTTTGCGATCTTTTTAACTACTTTTCTAACTCGTCACAGATCTCATTTAGAAAACCATGAGGTGTTTAGACAAGCACTAATAATTTCTCATGAATATTTAATTCAACTGTCTAGAATAGATGAAAAGGAGTTATATAAAATAGCTTTAGAATATTGGCATGATCTTGTGTCACACTTGTTTCTGGAAATTCAACAGTACCCCGTCTGTGACGAAAATCCATCATTAGAACTCTCATTTATGAGTATGGGAACAGGTGCAGTAAATCCCCAATTTTTGAAGCGGTTTCCACTGAAGAAGCatatatatgaaaagaTATGTTCTGAATTGAGAGTTATTGTCgttgaaaaaatggtaaGACCTGACGAAGTGCTAGTTgtggaaaatgaagaaggtgAGTTTGTAAAGGAAACATATAGGGAATCTGATACTATCCAGCTATATCAAACAGCAAGGGAAGTTCTAGTATATTTAACACACTTAAATGTGAATGATACTCAAAATCTAATCCAACAGAAGCTCAAGCTTTTCGAAAATAAAAACCAATGTGACGTTAACCAAATAAATCCTATATGTTGGGCAATTGGTTCAATATCTGGCACAATGAGAGAGGAGACtgaacaatattttttgttatctgtacttgaagaattaatgACTTTATCTGAAAATCAAGGAAGCAAAGAGAACAAAGATGTATTTGCTTCAAATATGATATACATTGTGGGACAGTATCCGAGATT from Kazachstania africana CBS 2517 chromosome 5, complete genome includes:
- the KAFR0E02050 gene encoding 40S ribosomal protein uS2 (similar to Saccharomyces cerevisiae RPS0A (YGR214W) and RPS0B (YLR048W); ancestral locus Anc_5.116), whose amino-acid sequence is MSLPATFDLTPEDAQLLLAANTHLGARNVQVHQEPYVHSARPDGVHVINIGKTWEKLLLAARIIAAIPNPEDIVAISSRTYGQRAVLKFAAHTGATPIAGRFTPGSFTNYITRSFKEPRLVIVTDPRSDAQAIKEASYVNIPVIALTDLDSPSEYVDVAIPCNNRGKHSIGLIWYLLAREVLRLRGALVDRTQPWSIMPDLYFYRNPEEVEQQTAEEAAETAATEDEGKEEVTEEQTGAGEWAEENADAAEW
- the KAFR0E02060 gene encoding uncharacterized protein (similar to Saccharomyces cerevisiae CRM1 (YGR218W); ancestral locus Anc_5.111) encodes the protein MNDNTELLVDLFENFDVKLLDDTVHTFYNGSGVQQKRAQRALTQFEENPESWQYADRILQYSSSSFSKFIGLSVLDRMINTKWKLLPVDQRLGVRNFVVGLILSYCQDDIIFKNEKNLINKANLTLVCILKQEWPQNWQEFIPELIASSPASLNICENNLSILKLLSEEVFEYSSGKLTQAKAKFLKDSMTNEFEQIFAFCIQMLQQASSPSLIVMTLETILRYLAWIPATYIFDTNLIDSLENYLSIPETRKLALKCLTEISSLEISQTNDILSKKLALLFELTIQKISESFMSLSTDLKEIYSRASSRDQYFLEDFAIFLTTFLTRHRSHLENHEVFRQALIISHEYLIQLSRIDEKELYKIALEYWHDLVSHLFLEIQQYPVCDENPSLELSFMSMGTGAVNPQFLKRFPLKKHIYEKICSELRVIVVEKMVRPDEVLVVENEEGEFVKETYRESDTIQLYQTAREVLVYLTHLNVNDTQNLIQQKLKLFENKNQCDVNQINPICWAIGSISGTMREETEQYFLLSVLEELMTLSENQGSKENKDVFASNMIYIVGQYPRFLKNRWDFMTSVISKLFEFMRIENEGIQDMACDTFMKIAKRCKYQLVTKQQNEENPLIKGILEQLPTTTSELTPDQAQLLYEACGLIVAEERNEDRRSNLLQDLMQLPNQVWDRTIEQVKAAPTIMCDPVTLKITANIIRTNNAVCTGMKEAFSKQISSIYPDLLNLYKVVSTLINDQIGLMGTISIKTPQVRGFRIIKKEILKLSGTYITGARNLEELTIGLIDPLLNIVLEDYRTNIPEAKDAEVLNCLTTIILKVGHRIPHDILLILQSTFECTLAMINKDFIEFPEHRIQFYKLLRAINDRSFVSFLDLPQDAFKLFFDSICWAFNHNNRDIESNGLQIATDLLRNVTMLQRDSPFALSFYNRYYLAFVSKIFEVMTDPDHKSGFSQQALLLMRLFAMVEENKIPLAIYDERDAPSGTSNRDYLAQYLSNLLCSAFPNITRIQVESFLKALSRQYKNLETFSETLRDFLVQIKEAGGDPTDYLFAEEREEEIKRQKMLKYQVASKVAGLLKPSDMEND